In a single window of the Gossypium hirsutum isolate 1008001.06 chromosome A13, Gossypium_hirsutum_v2.1, whole genome shotgun sequence genome:
- the LOC107913549 gene encoding protein CHROMATIN REMODELING 35 isoform X1, which produces MEPPLPFLSTNYGRSNEFNSMTCKRKKMSTDTKEYDSVSATGNPLDGTEKKKHKVSPNVIDYADPFAYTNMLESLNTGGKYGSVTKDIEALFSRNANMMSKILASQPCLSSVLVDVIKRSPRKETSNVPSRLLPHLSRNFINLEDESVGNGIKTAMLPVLVLDSDDEVNKNPRPLHLFQEIVLSKPSKKLLSKEKTEIVSKPSEGLLSKEKMEIEWRKSSEKLLHKEKMPFQETVSRKKPSGKLLPKEKMETVSRKKPTEKLIPKEKMETISRKPSEKLFPKEKMVGESKSKKTDLKENVSLTSETDLKDEGVYVGVEEDVDTLTENIDDGLGDIWQEMSMALEFSKDGLEELPGESMSEDEDCDHSFVLKDDLGYVCRICGVIERGIETIIEIQYNKAKKSTRTYAVEPRNGRESSETVGFKLSEDHLTVTDIAAHPRHMKQMKPHQLEGFNFLLNNLVTDNPGGCILAHAPGSGKTFMIISFMQSFLAKYPHAKPLVVLPKGILATWKKEFQTWQVEDIQLLDFYTVKADNRSQQLDVLKQWVERKSILFLGYKQFSTIICDSGNGKTSITCQEILLKAPSILILDEGHTPRNENTDVLQSLAKVQTTRKVVLSGTLYQNHVKEVFNILNLVRPKFLRSDTSKSIIKRVMSKVHISGVRKQFKGGAEAAFYDLVEHTLQKDENFERKVSVIHDLREMTSKVLHYYKGDFLDELPGLVDFTVVLGLSPTQMDEVPKLKRYQRKFKVSSVGSAVYLHPKLASFSEKSDTTDDKIDAKIDDLLDKLDIREGAKAKFFLNLLNLCESAGEKLLIFSQYLIPLKFLERLAVKLKGWQPGTEIFSITGESSTDHREWSTDHFNNSPDARVFFGSIKACGEGISLVGASRIIILDVHLNPSVTRQAIGRAFRPGQKKKVYVYRLIAGDSPEEEDHSTCFKKELIAKMWFEWNKYCGNRDFDMETVNVNECNDLFLESHLLREDIRLLYRR; this is translated from the exons ATGGAGCCTCCCTTGCCGTTTTTGTCTACAAATTATGGGAGGTCAAACG AGTTTAATTCTATGACTTGTAAAAGGAAGAAAATGTCAACTGATACAAAAGAATATGATAGCGTGTCAGCAACTGGAAATCCTTTGGATGGAACTGAAAAGAAAAAACATAAGGTGTCTCCAAATGTTATTGATTATGCCGACCCATTTGCATATACTAATATGCTTGAGTCCCTTAACACTGGCGGTAAATATGGAAGTGTCACAAAGGATATAGAAGCCCTTTTTTCTAGGAATGCGAATATGATGAGCAAGATACTTGCTTCGCAACCTTGTCTTTCGAGTGTGTTAGTAGATGTGATAAAAAGAAGCCCGAGGAAAGAGACTTCAAACGTGCCGAGTAGACTACTTCCTCATTTGTCAAGGAATTTCATCAACTTGGAGGATGAGTCAGTCGGAAATGGTATCAAAACGGCCATGTTGCCTGTACTGGTTCTGGATTCAGATGATGAAGTCAACAAAAATCCAAGGCCTCTGCATCTTTTTCAGGAAATTGTATTGAGCAAACCATCTAAGAAGTTACTCTCCAAGGAGAAAACG GAAATTGTATCGAAGCCATCTGAGGGATTACTCTCCAAGGAGAAAATG GAAATTGAATGGAGGAAGTCATCTGAGAAATTACTCCACAAGGAGAAAATG CCTTTTCAGGAAACCGTATCGAGGAAGAAACCATCTGGGAAATTACTCCCCAAGGAGAAAATG GAAACTGTATCGAGGAAGAAGCCAACTGAGAAATTAATCCCCAAGGAGAAAATG GAAACTATATCAAGGAAGCCATCTGAGAAATTATTCCCCAAGGAAAAAATG GTTGGGGAGTCCAAGAGTAAAAAAACTGACCTGAAAGAAAATGTTAGTCTAACCAGTGAAACTGATCTCAAGGATGAAGGTGTTTATGTTGGAGTCGAAGAAGATGTAGATACTCTAACTGAGAACATAGATGATGGTTTGGGAGATATTTGGCAGGAGATGTCAATGGCATTAGAGTTTTCCAAG GATGGTCTTGAGGAACTTCCAGGTGAAAGCATGTCAGAAGACGAGGACTGTGACCATTCTTTTGTCTTGAAGGATGATCTTGGTTATGTGTGTCGCATATGTGGGGTTATTGAGAGAGGAATTGAGACTATAATTGAGATCCAGTATAACAAG GCAAAAAAAAGCACACGCACATATGCAGTAGAGCCACGGAATGGCAGAGAGTCGTCTGAGACTGTTGGATTTAAGTTGTCTGAAGATCATTTAACAGTAACGGACATAGCTGCTCATCCAAGGCATATGAAGCAAATGAAACCTCACCAATTAGAGGGTTTTAATTTTCTACTGAACAATTTGGTAACAGATAACCCTGGCGGCTGCATCTTGGCTCATGCACCTGGATCAGGAAAGACGTTTATGATAATCAGCTTCATGCAAAGTTTCCTAGCCAAATATCCACATGCTAAACCGCTAGTCGTTCTTCCAAAAGGTATCTTGGCTACATGGAAAAAGGAGTTCCAGACATGGCAAGTAGAGGATATTCAACTACTCGATTTTTATACTGTGAAAGCTGATAATAGATCTCAGCAGTTGGACGTGTTGAAGCAGTGGGTTGAGAGAAAGAGTATCCTTTTTCTGGGGTACAAGCAGTTCTCTACCATAATTTGTGACAGTGGAAACGGAAAGACTTCTATTACTTGCCAAGAGATACTGCTCAAAGCACCTTCAATTCTAATTTTGGATGAAGGGCACACACCAAGAAATGAAAACACCGATGTGTTACAATCCCTTGCAAAAGTTCAAACAACTCGGAAAGTTGTACTTTCAGGAACTCTCTATCAAAATCATGTCAAGGAGGTATTTAACATATTGAACCTTGTTCGACCAAAGTTCCTTAGGTCAGACACATCGAAATCAATAATTAAGCGGGTAATGAGTAAGGTGCATATATCTGGAGTGAGAAAGCAGTTCAAAGGTGGAGCAGAGGCAGCTTTCTATGATTTGGTGGAGCACACATTGCAGAAGGATGAAAACTTTGAGAGGAAAGTCTCAGTCATACATGATCTACGTGAGATGACCAGCAAAGTTCTTCATTATTACAAAGGAGATTTTCTGGATGAGCTTCCTGGACTTGTTGATTTCACTGTTGTACTTGGTCTTAGTCCCACACAGATGGATGAAGTTCCGAAGTTAAAAAGGTATCAAAGGAAGTTCAAGGTTTCATCTGTTGGTAGTGCTGTTTATTTACATCCAAAACTAGCTTCTTTCTCTGAGAAGTCTGACACGACTGATGATAAGATAGATGCCAAGATCGATGACTTGTTAGACAAATTAGATATCAGAGAAGGAGCCAAAGCAAAATTCTttcttaatttgttaaatttatgtgAGTCAGCCGGTGAGAAGCTCCTTATTTTTAGTCAATATCTCATCCCCTTGAAATTTTTGGAGAGATTAGCTGTGAAATTGAAGGGTTGGCAACCAGGAACTGAGATTTTTTCAATCACGGGTGAGTCAAGTACTGATCATCGGGAGTGGTCTACGGATCACTTCAACAACTCTCCTGATGCTAGAGTTTTCTTCGGTTCTATTAAGGCTTGTGGAGAGGGAATTTCTTTGGTGGGGGCGTCCCGAATTATAATCTTGGATGTTCATCTTAATCCATCTGTGACCCGCCAAGCCATTGGCCGTGCATTTCGCCCTGGCCAAAAGAAGAAAGTATATGTATACAGATTGATTGCAGGTGATTCTCCTGAAGAGGAAGACCATTCTACTTGTTTCAAGAAGGAATTAATTGCAAAGATGTGGTTTGAGTGGAACAAGTATTGCGGTAACCGAGATTTCGACATGGAAACTGTCAATGTGAATGAGTGCAATGATCTCTTTCTGGAAAGTCACTTGTTAAGGGAAGATATCAGGCTTTTGTACAGAAG GTAG